Within Quercus lobata isolate SW786 chromosome 5, ValleyOak3.0 Primary Assembly, whole genome shotgun sequence, the genomic segment TAGCTTTTCAATTGTATAAATCATGGCAATCATTAGTCTATCTAAGTAATATTTGAATAGCAATAAAAAGCCTGTAAACAGCTGGAAGtgacaaaaaattaagaactgTGGAGGTGTTCATGTTAGAGAGCTCGGAAGTAGAAGGATTTTACAAGAAATCCCTATTAAATTTTGCGACAACTTGAATGTGGTGACTTTTAGTTTATAAGCTCATAGTCTCTAGTGTGTGAAAAATGATACTAGTGTCATTTTTACTAATGTATTTTGTTGTACGTTGTGCACAAAGCTTCCACTTTTGTGGGTCTAAGAGAGGTTATCGTACGTCATTTTTACTAATGTAActaatatgaaaatataaagtgTCATTTTCAAACATAGacttaaaatgtgtttttacttCTTAGGATCAGGACATGGGGGTCAAAGCTCTGTGATTTAATTACCTGACATTCTTAAACATTATATATCaaaatagatgataaaataaggaaaaaaggAATTCTAGGCTTCAAAAACAAGGTAACACGGCATACAGACttgttttttcatatattaatgtGTAAATTAAGATGGACCTAGACTACTAGTATTCACATGGACATGGCTATAGTGTTTCTTTGTTTGAATAAGTATTCATTGATTTGGAGAATTTCTATCATGGAATCATGGAGAGATTGATTGGTTTTCCTATGCACGTCCTATATTACTATTCTAAGAGTAGTAAGTTGGTGCAATGCTACACAATGGGGGCTAGCCTTTCCCTTCCCATGGGTTGAAAGTTGAAAGCACCCCCTTATTATGGGAGAAAGCCAGTGAGGTACCACTTGGCTATAGGGTGTAGTGGTTTCTTAATTAGGGTGGTATATGGTCTctttaattcttgaacattcTCTTTAAATATCACTGTGGGTAATGCCAAGAGCGTTGTAGCTCAATTGCCTGGCACTTGCTAGTTTTTCCAAAAAGGGCATCTAGGGTTGAAAACCCCCTCccccaattatcaaattatcaagaaaGATCAGTGTGGGAAACACCAAAATTAACACATGCACCGAATGACCAGCCACTTCAATTTTGTAAGCAGACAAGTCTTATCTTTTCCTAATCACATTTTGATCAGGTCATAGTCAAATCATATTACTTGTTGTATTCCCTGATCCTGATACTAATTACTTTTTATGGATCACATTATAGGTTGTGGATTTTGTAGTGTGATTAAAGGACACATGTTCTTTAATATGACATTTGCAGGTTTGTGTTTGTTGCatgtgtgtttctttttttcttttttcttattgcATTATTGGTTAAATGTCATGAATAAGTTCTGTCAAGAATAAGTTCTCTGGTTCCCTTCCACTGCCAGAGCTTGGATGGAGTGGATGCTGTGATGAAGGAAAATCAGTTGGTTTACCCTtcacatattttcttttttttttttttttaataaatttttttgtgaaatttaatGCAGTTCATTTCCTGCCCAATACTTTAGATTGCATCTTTGCGACTTATTAGATTCCCATGATTTTAGGCATGTCTCTTTCTCTATATATgttggttttagactttagttaAATTTGTTATCTGCAAGCAAGCTACAGAGCTAGCCAGGCCATTTTACAATTATTATGTGACCTTTTGATGGTGGATTATTCCACCAATGATTGGGAGTCAGAGATGTGAGTGAAAATGAGTtattaaattaaagtttttatctccacatatcacatgtgaatACCTGTTTATGTAGTCCTGCATCATCCATTCCAGTTCTGAAAAGATATCTAATTCTCCTTTCtgttttcttcttatatctcaATGAAGAGATGTAATATTATGGACAAACGTATAAATTCTTGTGGAAGTTAATGCTTTGAGTTAGTAGAGGAGAGTTGTTTCTGTGAACAAACAATCGTTCATTTGAAATATCAACCTTTTTCCCCCTTAAGCTGATTTGCAATTACTGTTAATTTCATTTGGTTCCCTCATAACACTGcatgctataatttttttgtggCATACCCATTTAGAAACTTGCTATtgttatataaatatatcttGTAGAATACCTACTTAAACTCTGTACTTGACGCAATGGCAGTTATGGATTGCACTATGTATCGCCACCAATAGCAATGCATGGTTTGGTACAGCTGTGCTTGTAACCAACATGAGAAACTTCCCTCTAAGTAGGGGCACTGTGGCTGGTATTCTCAAAGGTTATATTGGACTCAGCGCTGCAGTATATACAGTGATATATGATATGGTACTTAACAGCTCTTCTTCAAAACTGTTGTTGTTCCTTGCGATTGGGCTTCCTGTTTTATGTTTAGCCTTGATGTACTTTATTCGGGCTTGTACTCCAGCATCCGGAGAAGACTCTTCAGAGCATGtccattttcttttcactcaagGTGCTAGTGTTTTGCTTGCTATCTATCTTCTCTCAACTACAGTGATAGGTGACACAGTTTCTCTAAGTGGCACTATTTCCTACATTTTAGTTGCCATAATGGTCATCCTTTTAATGGCCCCCCTTGCAATTCCTGTGAAAATGACACTTTTCCCTGCAAAGAAACTTTCCTCTGCAGTTAATTCTTCAGACAATTTGGTTGAGGGAGAAGGTGGTTCAACCCAGACAAATCCTTTGTTGACACCTTCTTCATCAGCTGCATATCTTGGAAGTTTCTATGAGAATGAGGAAGCTTCAGATGTGGAAACACTTCTTGCTGTTGGGGAGGGGGCAATCAAGAAGAAAAGCAGACCTCGTAGGGGGGAGGATTTCAAGCTTCGTGAAGCTCTTGTCAAGGCTGATTTCTGGCTTCTTTGGTTTTCATATTTCCTTGCAGTTGGTACAGGAGTAACAGTTCTCAATAATTTGGCTCAGATTGGGATTGCATTAGGTGATGATGATACCACGTTATTGCTGTCTCTCTTCAGCTTTTGCAATTTTGTGGGTCGTCTTGGCTCAGGTGTCATTTCTGAACACTTTGTCAGGTCATTactcacttcttcttcttcttcttctctttctaaCTATGGCTCACTTTTTCATCAAGCATACGTAGCTTAATTTTAGCTTCTATAAATATTCTGGAAAAagcttttttttgataattcaatagtttcAATGTGAGAGGTGGAATTTGAACCTTGGATGTCTCAATTGGAAACACCAGGAGgtgctagttgagctacaaggctcttagTATCTTCTGGAAAAAACTTTTTGGCCCCTTACAtgcattcttttcttttctctttgtttctctcttcttttgcaATGCGGGGAACTTATTTTTCAGAATTGGGTTCTAGCACATGTTTCTCAACAGTTTCACAAAACTTTCTAGTGTGACCTAAATTCTTATAATCCTGACGCCAGAGTAAATTTTGAACCTTGTCTTTTTTCATGGGTGTTATTTTCTTGCTATTTTGTAAGGCCATAATAATGTCTTGATATGAGATTATGTTCACTGCAGGTCAAGAACACTTCCTCGCACATTTTGGATGATATGTGCACATATTTTCATGATCGTATCATACCTTCTATATGCGTTAGGCCTCAGTGGTACTCTCTATGCTGCAACTGCTTTGCTGGGAATCTGCTATGGTGTTCAGTATTCTATAATGGTCCCGACTGCTTCCGAGATTTTTGGGTTAAGACATTTTGGTATAATTTACAACTCCATGGCATTAGGCAATCCAATTGGTGCAGTCCTTTTCTCAGCTCTGCTTGCTGGTTATATATATGACGCTGAAGCTGCTAAGCAAGGATCGTCTACCTGTTTAGGTCCCAATTGCTTCAGGCTGACATTCCTGATTCTAGCTGGCCTTAGTGGGCTGGGCACCATTGTGAGCGTAATTCTGACAATTAGAGTACGACCAGTTTACCAAATGCTTTATGCTGGGGGTTCTTTCCGACATCCTCAAAGTTCAAACCACTGATGGTTGGAGTTAATAATACCCGATAGGATCGGGACATGCCGGTTTTGTAGAGGTATGCTCCAATAAAGTTATCTCAGCTACATAGTGAATATCTGTGGCATGCCTTTACTATGTAGTATCGTTATAGCAATCTGCTAAGCCTCGGTTGCCCCCGTGTGTCAGGCTGCCAGCTAATGGCAGTTTGTTTGGGGAAGCTTCAATTAAAGTAATTATTTGTTGGTTGTGTGTCAGGCTGCCAGCTAATGGCAGTTTGTTTGGGGAAGCTTCAATTAAAGTCATTTATATCTATAATAAGATATAGTTTCTTGGGGCTTAGAGTAGGCGTCTTGAATTCAAGTTTTCATTATTAGTGTTTgagggacttttttttttcctcccttatGTATCAAATACAATCACATTTCATCTTGAGGCGAATCTTCCAAATTTTGACATCAATCAACCTGCTGTGTTTATTGGTACCTGTGGAGATGGCATGTATTGTGAAATTACATTAGCTATGAATTCTCTTAATATGCTTTCCATGGCACCTGAAGTCTCTTAATATGCTTTCCATTGGACTTCTTTCTTTCACACCCATTGAAGTGTACCTCTAGGGAAGAAATGCTAGAAGGTTCCccacaccacccccccccccccccccctctctttttttttttttacttgctaTCAGCTTATTTGCTTATTGGTGAAACAAAAAATGGATTTAAACAATAAGTATCTTCTTGAAGACACATTTTGTCTAACTTTTAAGCAAATTAGCTGGCTAAACTCACCAGGACCAAAAATTGTTTACTTACCAAAAATTagacacttttttattttatatttttttaggaacCAAAAATTAGACTTTGGAAAAATCGTCACGTCAGGTTTgggctgaatttttttttaaaacaatatcCAAAACGTTTAGTAATTGAAGAAAGGATTCTTTTATGGTACATTTGGGTAATGTATCTACTATgattaaaattgtttatttcaAGTGTTTTAGCTTTAGCATTATTCATGAAGAAATAATAAGATCAAAACACTTGAAAAATACATGGCTCTGCTGATAATTGATATCATATCCTTAAATACCCCTTCTTATACTCTAAGTTTGGTTGACACAATTTCTTATTGACAAGTTGGGGCAGGTTTTGGTTGAATCATGTAGTTTTTGGGCTGCACCCACAGAATTGTTCTTGACTTTATATTAATTGGCTTACTTTCAGGTTAATCCAATTTTTTCGAGTTAGAAACTTCTACTCATCCGCCATTtgtttaacaaataaattatcCAATATTATGAAGTAAAACTCTAAAACCTTCATCAATATCATGTAGCAATGGGAAAATTATTTCATGAGACATCTCATGCGACCTCCCCTTCACAAGGCCATAACGTGTGGAACCCACAACTGATCGTCTCATGAGACACCACCTCTAAGTGAAAGTTACGCTGAGGTCTATAATATTTCCATGGAAAATGAAAAGTGCTGAATTTGAAGTAATGGAATAATGTCTTTCCTAATAGTAATTAATTGATACGAGTATATTAAATACCTCATACACTGAGCcccaaacccatctcaaaaGGAGTATATAAagtatttgaataatttttgtAGATTTTTCAAGATCTTAATTGCATTTTGCCATTTCTAACCAATATTGTATGTCAGATGGGTCAAATTTTCTACTAAAGTATAATTGTCAGAGTCAAAAGGCATCAAAAGAGATACAATAGTTTAAATTCCTCTTTTCCCTTACTGATGTGGATTCTTTTTTGCTAtcttcaacataaaaaataaaaccgaTGATTTGTTTGGCTGAATAATAAAACCAATGAACTTAACCATGCTTGAAAAATGGAGTGAAATTATCAAACACTATAATTCTGCTAACAAAGACACTGAATACTAGTGCTTTCTCTTCTATCTTTGAATAAAGGCCTTTAAACATGCAAAAGCAGGGCAGACAATCTCATTACTGAAACAGACCTTTGTACTAAACTCTGCCATCTACATGACCCACCCACCACTACTAATGAAAAGAAGTCTTCTCAAACACAATCAAAACTCTCTGGTAAAAGATCCCAAAAAAACCCATCTCTCACCATTAAATTAACTTGAATAGAGGAAACAACAAATATAGATCAAATACAACATACaactaagaaaaacaaaacataaagaaaaaaaaattatgtgggtTTTAAATCTTGAAACATGGTATCCCACCTGATCTCTTCAATACCAGTTGACCAGTACCCATCATCGTTTTCATCCATCTTTTCATCCTTACGAAGATGATCATGCACCATAGGACTTGAAAAACTATCAACACAAATTGGCCCTGATTTAGCCACCATAGGACTCCCATTTGTGAGCAACAACCTCCCTTGTTTTGCCGTCATCAATCTTTTGTTCCTCTTCATCATAGCTCCCTTCCATCTTGTCCCATAACTAGGCCTTGGTACAACCACCAGAGCTGACTCCTCGCGATGATGAATCCATGTACGAATGTATTTAGTTAAGCACCTCTTTGTCCTCTTGATCGCGACGAGAAGCCTTGATATGGGGCGTGGACTTGCACCCCTCTCCTTTCTAGCAAGCTTGAGGATTTCTAGCCTATGTTTGGCTATGGAAATCCCCATGCTTTGGAGAAACTCATGGTTGAAGTAAACcatgtcttcttcttcaagCTCATTATGAGCAAAAGCAAGGCCATACTCGTAGACTAGAGACGGCTCAAGGCCTGTCTTAGATAGCCATGAGAACCAATCCATGGCTAAAGGAATGATATgaatgtgtatgtgtgtgtgtttgtgtttgtgtttgtgtgtgatAATTTGGGAAAGAGCTAAAGtgatgtatatatttatataaagttggaggtggaggtggagatAATGTAGAAGGAAGTTGGTGAAGTAGAGGGGTGACTTAGACTTTCATTTTTTGGGggttgattttttcttttatagaatGGATGttagttgaaagttgaaacttgagattgactaaagaaaaaaagaaagtagtgTGGGGTATGCATGCCCATGTTCCCTCCAAAAAATAGGGCTAAGAGGGATGGAACTTT encodes:
- the LOC115991923 gene encoding uncharacterized protein LOC115991923, whose translation is MDWFSWLSKTGLEPSLVYEYGLAFAHNELEEEDMVYFNHEFLQSMGISIAKHRLEILKLARKERGASPRPISRLLVAIKRTKRCLTKYIRTWIHHREESALVVVPRPSYGTRWKGAMMKRNKRLMTAKQGRLLLTNGSPMVAKSGPICVDSFSSPMVHDHLRKDEKMDENDDGYWSTGIEEIRWDTMFQDLKPT
- the LOC115992319 gene encoding protein NUCLEAR FUSION DEFECTIVE 4-like, encoding MPKLVLKAGSRPPWVGLAAAVWVQIAAGNSYNFPLYSSEIKSVLGYNQQQITILGVANDIGESVGILPGIACNKFPPWFLLLVGTVLCFFGYGVLWLSVSQTVENLPYWLLWIALCIATNSNAWFGTAVLVTNMRNFPLSRGTVAGILKGYIGLSAAVYTVIYDMVLNSSSSKLLLFLAIGLPVLCLALMYFIRACTPASGEDSSEHVHFLFTQGASVLLAIYLLSTTVIGDTVSLSGTISYILVAIMVILLMAPLAIPVKMTLFPAKKLSSAVNSSDNLVEGEGGSTQTNPLLTPSSSAAYLGSFYENEEASDVETLLAVGEGAIKKKSRPRRGEDFKLREALVKADFWLLWFSYFLAVGTGVTVLNNLAQIGIALGDDDTTLLLSLFSFCNFVGRLGSGVISEHFVRSRTLPRTFWMICAHIFMIVSYLLYALGLSGTLYAATALLGICYGVQYSIMVPTASEIFGLRHFGIIYNSMALGNPIGAVLFSALLAGYIYDAEAAKQGSSTCLGPNCFRLTFLILAGLSGLGTIVSVILTIRVRPVYQMLYAGGSFRHPQSSNH